One Eubacterium sp. 1001713B170207_170306_E7 genomic region harbors:
- a CDS encoding DUF5085 family protein — protein sequence MIHYNDHIYYKDVYSGTYTFAASEIGSCIREFWNTALSEGLRPSGHFFFSMYWLGNNNDMQAEFFITAKCDGIYKGDLKYQSVFVIENMISTVVFDHFETNVNKAYKNLIAEAEVKKQQIVSPFYHIVCRHEKGACCIIKMAVDDEVKGKFGGFTQ from the coding sequence ATGATTCACTATAATGACCATATCTATTATAAGGATGTCTACTCAGGAACATATACTTTTGCGGCCAGTGAAATCGGCAGCTGTATCCGGGAGTTTTGGAACACCGCGCTAAGCGAGGGACTGCGGCCCAGCGGCCATTTTTTCTTTTCCATGTATTGGCTTGGAAACAATAATGACATGCAGGCAGAGTTTTTTATCACGGCCAAATGTGATGGAATATACAAAGGCGATTTAAAGTACCAGAGTGTCTTCGTGATTGAGAATATGATCTCAACAGTGGTTTTTGACCATTTTGAAACCAATGTCAATAAAGCCTATAAAAATTTGATTGCTGAGGCAGAAGTAAAAAAACAACAAATTGTTTCTCCTTTTTACCATATCGTGTGCCGCCATGAAAAAGGGGCGTGCTGCATCATAAAAATGGCGGTAGATGATGAAGTAAAAGGAAAATTTGGAGGTTTTACCCAATGA
- a CDS encoding TIGR04197 family type VII secretion effector, protein MANNIESNLRQASGNAQRLAGSAQTLQQQTITVDSQSTITAKDKSKVAFESAQAQKSSYQSVLTADASHVESLGAAFEGLDQALSGIQLGGQA, encoded by the coding sequence ATGGCCAATAACATCGAAAGCAATCTGCGGCAGGCATCCGGAAATGCCCAGCGTCTGGCTGGAAGCGCCCAGACCCTGCAGCAGCAGACCATCACAGTGGACAGCCAGTCCACCATCACCGCCAAAGATAAATCAAAGGTGGCCTTTGAGAGCGCACAGGCGCAGAAAAGCAGCTACCAGAGTGTATTGACAGCCGATGCCAGCCATGTCGAAAGTCTTGGCGCCGCCTTCGAGGGGCTGGACCAGGCATTGTCCGGCATCCAGCTGGGCGGGCAGGCATAA
- the essC gene encoding type VII secretion protein EssC, with translation MYYLIVKNRVSYEEYPVIKKLKLKEALCEIEEGQIKVTEGEKTTQLQAFSWGQLETGEIFYFYRDWEKRFARNEQTTISCQNEDINVEGFQYKIIIENDQVVISALENSKVKDIYHNGQKIDPQNSILTVEEGDELFLGGIKLIVFPDQLVIIGNHEKITTSLLEVADRKTPFEGFPVYKRSPRIIKRIPTDRIEISKPPQKSNMKKGSLVQAILPSLVMLCVTIAISILMKRGLFILMSVAGMAMTMIFSTTKFINDRKEQKEINAKREQMYGAYLLRKRREIYEQYIEECEAYRYNYPEIEEIEAMVNGCSDRIYERSANDDDFLRVSVGKVVDSVSFDVKIAYNELSMDDDALEKEANDIKKEFSTIENKPVLVDLKRDHLGLVGEKDVVHEQLKLLVAQMTFEQSYHDLEIITVYDEKYEEDFAWMRWYPHLRLREINVVGNINTERKRDQVLGSIHQIIKERKQRVDESKKSHRFLPHFLFIIDEPKLIIDHSVMEYLDKEGDALGFSIIYTTHLRANLPENIGTIVLLENSEQGVLLLDEKEIAEKRFRLNHAAHVDFEKMARNLSVLEHKQGIVSQIPESITFFEMYKVSKPAELNIEKRWAANQSHKSLAVPLGVRAEEDYVRLNLHEKAHGPHGLVAGTTGSGKSEIIQSYILSLAVNFHPYEVGFLLIDYKGGGMAGLFENLPHLLGTITNLDGAESMRAMASIKSELARRQRYFQKYGVNHINAYNILFKNGEAEEPMPHLFLISDEFAELKKEQPEFMSELVSAARIGRSLGVHLILATQKPTGVVDDQIWTNSKFKLALKVQNESDSKEIIKTPDAASITQPGRAYLQVGNNEIYELFQSAWSGAAYKEDAQEEVVDDRVYVINDLGQGELVNEDLSGDSEEMQLQETQLDATINYIHSIFEREGSRQVKRPWLPPLKEQILTPALIQNGEVAEEITQKDTSELDLKIPLGLMDIPEEQDQREYCIDLQKDGNFLYMASSGYGKSVLLTTAVLSLALVNRVSNLNFYILDFGNSALIPLNGLPHTADYITVDAQERFNKFINVINDEIAERKKLLADLAVQNFYVYNQVSETPLKAIVIAIDNFDVIKEFGFEIEDFFSKISRDGAGLGIYVMGTTTRSNGVKYATLNNFKIKIAGYTFEDQESNNFIGRSQHKPSEIKGRVLVKEDSQINFMQCYVMARFSSDVEYTNGVKALVSEINRLYPDERAPRIPVLPEVFVSTMMGDYAGTPNQIMLGLDKEKVELMGFDRTSSPFTIVGEAAKGKTNALKIIMNQIKDQGDIFLFDSKSMELYSYKPKNNITYMDNPEELPQFIETFSAVIQARSEAFRKAMAENTTLKPKEIYAAMAPCYLVIDDVDDFIDFTKSNTATVAQLLKNAAGAGVSVIMTCHSGKMKGFDEITKYVKSSVDGLVLGNQGTVNIFPFASLKEIPEFKDGCLFRGGVYRRLRIPRYTE, from the coding sequence ATGATCAGGTGGTGATCAGTGCGCTGGAGAACTCAAAGGTAAAAGATATTTACCATAACGGTCAAAAAATTGATCCTCAAAACAGCATATTGACAGTGGAAGAAGGCGATGAGCTTTTCCTGGGAGGCATAAAGCTGATTGTTTTTCCTGATCAACTGGTCATCATTGGCAATCACGAAAAAATTACCACCAGTCTGCTCGAAGTGGCTGACCGCAAGACCCCCTTTGAAGGATTCCCGGTTTATAAGCGTTCGCCACGGATTATCAAGCGCATTCCAACAGACAGAATTGAAATCAGCAAACCGCCGCAGAAATCTAATATGAAAAAGGGAAGCCTGGTGCAGGCCATTCTGCCTTCGCTGGTGATGCTCTGCGTAACCATTGCGATCAGTATCCTCATGAAAAGAGGTCTTTTTATACTCATGTCTGTAGCGGGCATGGCGATGACCATGATTTTTTCAACGACAAAGTTCATCAATGACCGTAAAGAGCAAAAGGAGATCAATGCGAAGCGCGAGCAGATGTACGGCGCTTACCTGCTGCGAAAACGGCGGGAAATCTATGAGCAGTATATCGAAGAGTGTGAAGCCTACCGCTATAATTATCCGGAAATTGAAGAAATCGAAGCCATGGTCAACGGTTGCAGCGACAGAATATATGAACGCAGTGCCAATGACGACGACTTTTTACGGGTAAGCGTCGGGAAAGTGGTGGACAGTGTCAGCTTTGATGTGAAGATCGCCTACAATGAATTATCCATGGATGACGATGCGCTTGAAAAAGAAGCAAACGACATTAAAAAAGAATTTTCAACCATTGAGAACAAGCCGGTACTGGTAGATCTGAAAAGGGACCACCTCGGACTGGTAGGCGAGAAAGATGTTGTTCATGAGCAGCTGAAGCTACTGGTGGCGCAGATGACTTTTGAGCAGAGCTACCACGATTTGGAAATTATCACGGTTTATGATGAAAAATACGAGGAGGATTTTGCGTGGATGCGCTGGTATCCCCATCTGCGGCTGAGAGAAATCAACGTTGTGGGAAACATCAACACCGAGCGGAAAAGAGACCAGGTGCTGGGCAGTATCCATCAGATTATTAAAGAGCGGAAGCAGCGTGTGGATGAAAGCAAAAAATCCCATCGTTTTCTGCCGCACTTTCTGTTTATCATCGACGAGCCTAAGCTTATCATTGACCACTCCGTTATGGAATATTTAGACAAAGAAGGGGACGCCCTGGGCTTTTCAATTATCTATACCACCCATCTGAGGGCCAACCTGCCAGAAAATATCGGAACCATTGTGCTGCTGGAAAACTCCGAGCAGGGCGTGCTTCTGCTTGATGAAAAAGAAATCGCAGAAAAGCGTTTCCGCCTCAATCATGCGGCCCACGTTGATTTTGAAAAAATGGCACGAAATCTGTCTGTGTTGGAACATAAACAGGGAATTGTATCGCAGATACCTGAAAGCATCACCTTTTTTGAAATGTACAAGGTGTCAAAACCCGCAGAATTAAACATCGAAAAACGCTGGGCGGCCAACCAGTCCCACAAATCACTGGCTGTGCCTTTAGGGGTGAGGGCAGAGGAGGATTATGTCCGGCTGAATCTGCATGAAAAAGCTCATGGCCCGCACGGATTGGTCGCAGGGACTACCGGCTCCGGAAAGTCTGAAATTATACAATCCTATATTTTATCGCTGGCAGTGAATTTTCACCCTTATGAGGTTGGTTTTCTGCTCATCGACTATAAGGGCGGCGGAATGGCCGGCCTGTTCGAAAATCTGCCCCATCTGCTCGGCACCATTACCAATCTTGACGGCGCTGAGAGCATGCGTGCCATGGCCTCCATAAAGAGCGAGCTGGCCAGGCGTCAGCGCTATTTTCAGAAATACGGCGTCAACCATATTAACGCCTACAATATTCTGTTTAAAAACGGCGAGGCGGAAGAACCGATGCCGCACCTGTTTTTAATATCGGATGAGTTCGCGGAGTTAAAAAAAGAACAGCCTGAATTTATGAGCGAGCTTGTCAGCGCAGCGCGCATTGGCCGAAGCCTGGGCGTACACCTTATTCTGGCAACCCAAAAGCCAACCGGTGTGGTGGATGACCAGATATGGACCAACTCAAAATTCAAGCTGGCGTTAAAAGTGCAGAATGAAAGCGACAGTAAGGAAATCATTAAAACTCCGGATGCTGCCAGCATCACCCAGCCAGGGAGAGCCTATCTCCAGGTTGGCAACAATGAAATCTACGAGCTCTTCCAATCCGCGTGGAGCGGCGCCGCCTATAAAGAGGACGCGCAGGAGGAAGTGGTGGACGACCGTGTTTATGTCATCAATGACCTGGGACAGGGTGAGCTTGTCAATGAAGACCTGAGCGGTGACAGCGAGGAAATGCAGCTTCAGGAAACGCAGCTGGACGCAACCATTAATTACATCCACAGCATATTTGAAAGAGAAGGCTCACGGCAGGTTAAGCGGCCATGGCTGCCGCCACTAAAAGAACAGATCCTTACGCCTGCTTTAATCCAGAATGGCGAAGTCGCAGAAGAGATCACCCAAAAAGACACCTCAGAGCTTGATCTTAAAATTCCCCTTGGCCTCATGGATATTCCTGAAGAGCAGGACCAGCGCGAATATTGTATCGATCTTCAGAAAGACGGAAACTTCCTGTATATGGCCTCCTCTGGCTATGGGAAATCAGTTCTTCTGACAACCGCTGTTTTAAGTCTGGCACTTGTGAACCGTGTGTCCAATCTTAATTTCTACATCCTGGATTTTGGCAACAGCGCGCTCATTCCATTAAATGGACTGCCCCACACAGCAGACTACATCACCGTCGACGCACAGGAGCGTTTTAACAAATTTATCAATGTGATCAACGATGAAATTGCAGAGCGTAAAAAGCTGCTGGCCGACCTTGCAGTGCAGAACTTTTATGTTTACAACCAGGTCAGCGAAACACCTTTAAAAGCCATTGTCATTGCCATTGACAATTTTGATGTCATCAAGGAATTCGGCTTTGAGATTGAAGACTTTTTCTCAAAGATCAGCCGGGACGGCGCGGGCCTCGGCATTTACGTTATGGGCACCACCACCCGCAGCAACGGCGTAAAATACGCGACGTTGAACAATTTTAAGATTAAAATTGCAGGCTACACCTTTGAAGACCAGGAAAGCAATAACTTCATTGGCAGAAGCCAGCACAAGCCGTCCGAAATCAAGGGCAGGGTACTTGTAAAAGAAGACAGCCAGATCAATTTTATGCAGTGCTATGTCATGGCGCGCTTCAGCAGCGATGTCGAGTATACCAATGGCGTGAAGGCCCTTGTCAGTGAAATTAACCGGCTGTACCCAGACGAGCGTGCACCACGGATACCGGTGCTGCCCGAAGTCTTTGTCTCCACCATGATGGGCGATTACGCGGGAACCCCAAATCAGATCATGCTGGGGCTGGACAAAGAAAAGGTCGAGCTCATGGGCTTCGACCGGACCAGCAGCCCTTTTACCATTGTGGGCGAAGCGGCCAAAGGAAAAACCAATGCGCTTAAGATCATCATGAACCAGATAAAAGATCAGGGCGATATTTTCCTGTTCGATTCCAAATCAATGGAGCTGTACAGCTATAAGCCTAAAAATAATATCACCTATATGGATAATCCAGAAGAGCTGCCCCAGTTTATCGAAACCTTTAGCGCAGTCATCCAGGCACGGTCAGAAGCCTTTAGAAAAGCCATGGCGGAAAATACCACCCTCAAGCCAAAAGAAATATACGCGGCCATGGCGCCCTGCTACCTTGTCATTGACGACGTTGACGACTTTATCGATTTTACCAAAAGTAATACAGCTACAGTGGCTCAGCTGCTTAAAAATGCGGCCGGCGCAGGGGTCTCAGTCATTATGACCTGCCACAGCGGAAAGATGAAAGGCTTTGATGAAATTACAAAATATGTCAAGAGCTCAGTGGACGGCCTTGTGCTTGGCAACCAGGGCACCGTTAACATCTTTCCATTCGCCTCCCTTAAGGAGATACCAGAATTTAAAGACGGCTGCCTGTTCCGGGGAGGCGTGTACCGCCGCCTGAGAATACCGCGCTACACCGAATAA
- a CDS encoding T7SS effector LXG polymorphic toxin, which translates to MGLALYPGSIKSHAESAVNLLSQDNESLGSALEAIAQFSGDESLKGAAWDSVKAQLNSHTAVVQGLICANEILIQEHTTLIGAVGDEDLVEDELRNKIESLQAVNTNLQNCVTHLNSCLNDKVLGLNYAGAYMTSISLYQNSIQLNISQIQELEEKLQKLYDIENQTSSLFDSAEPLYSAAASGVSAIKSAWNPATGQFSTAGIDMSWMDVIQDFWMNAQGCVVEGDEAMMQELMEALWGEKIGLAAYPFDRHKSITLLKDGVRFKMQKIGNHYRLQLTGPIVENLSRAELTDYLKKNILDVDWKKYDIKEFTRNGLKTNSKYFDILGEEELFLGEKGKVVRSSDFKDYYKTIKDLQNKGGNLSKGKISLEYGKQQFKESLNYKKMLDPSEFKKLDGLEKVGKGIGIAGDLLTVGANASEHLFTDGAFTPTADGIQDTITDSAVDLVSSAGATAAGMAIGTFLFPGAGTAVGAAIGMVIDLSINLDIADVDNDGEKDSLVDMAKIGIDNVCDAIGSLFS; encoded by the coding sequence ATGGGATTAGCACTCTATCCGGGAAGCATCAAAAGTCATGCAGAAAGCGCCGTCAACCTTTTGTCACAGGATAATGAAAGCCTGGGCAGCGCGCTGGAAGCCATCGCTCAGTTCAGCGGTGACGAAAGCTTAAAAGGCGCGGCGTGGGACAGCGTAAAGGCGCAGCTGAACAGCCACACAGCAGTAGTGCAGGGGCTTATCTGCGCCAACGAAATCCTCATACAGGAGCATACAACCCTTATTGGAGCAGTGGGGGACGAAGACCTGGTCGAGGATGAGCTGCGAAATAAAATTGAAAGCCTGCAGGCAGTCAATACAAATCTGCAGAACTGCGTAACCCATCTAAACAGCTGTCTGAACGATAAAGTTCTGGGTTTAAACTACGCCGGCGCCTATATGACCAGTATTTCCCTTTACCAGAACAGCATACAGTTAAATATCAGCCAGATACAGGAGCTGGAAGAAAAGCTTCAAAAGCTCTACGACATCGAAAACCAGACCAGCAGTCTGTTTGACAGTGCCGAGCCCCTGTACAGCGCCGCGGCAAGTGGTGTCTCAGCCATCAAAAGCGCGTGGAACCCGGCCACGGGCCAGTTCAGCACTGCTGGTATCGACATGAGCTGGATGGACGTCATTCAGGATTTCTGGATGAACGCCCAGGGCTGCGTGGTGGAAGGCGATGAAGCCATGATGCAGGAGCTTATGGAAGCCCTGTGGGGCGAAAAGATCGGCCTCGCGGCCTATCCCTTCGACCGGCACAAGAGCATCACCCTGCTGAAAGACGGCGTCCGTTTCAAAATGCAGAAAATTGGTAATCATTACCGCCTGCAGCTCACCGGGCCCATTGTAGAAAACCTGTCCAGAGCCGAGCTCACCGACTACCTTAAGAAAAATATCCTTGATGTGGACTGGAAAAAATACGACATAAAAGAATTTACGCGAAACGGTCTGAAAACAAACTCAAAATATTTTGATATTCTGGGAGAAGAAGAATTGTTCTTGGGTGAAAAAGGAAAGGTGGTGCGCAGCAGCGATTTTAAAGATTATTATAAAACTATAAAAGACCTACAAAACAAGGGTGGCAATCTCAGTAAAGGGAAAATCAGCCTGGAATACGGCAAACAGCAGTTTAAAGAAAGCCTGAACTACAAAAAAATGCTTGATCCGTCAGAGTTTAAAAAGCTGGACGGACTGGAAAAGGTTGGAAAAGGCATCGGCATTGCCGGCGATCTGCTGACCGTTGGGGCGAACGCCAGCGAGCATCTCTTCACCGACGGCGCCTTTACCCCCACCGCGGACGGCATTCAGGATACCATCACCGATTCCGCCGTTGACCTGGTGTCCAGCGCCGGAGCCACAGCGGCCGGCATGGCCATCGGCACCTTCCTTTTTCCAGGGGCGGGCACAGCTGTGGGCGCGGCCATCGGCATGGTCATCGACCTGAGCATTAATCTGGACATTGCCGACGTCGATAACGACGGTGAAAAGGACAGCCTGGTGGATATGGCCAAAATCGGCATCGACAATGTCTGCGATGCAATCGGAAGTTTGTTTTCATAG
- a CDS encoding T7SS effector LXG polymorphic toxin, with protein sequence MSRLINEEIATMEETIKTYKTTVQEACYEQFKNAFTLTQSNNFRGAAADSYKGYISTATINLLNGLINVSEELATTMESIKTTFLGLESEESGSIDTDTLSEVMQNLTTKNTSYISLDSEIQTTLSSAGEYIAVTPLSTDTVNSAYTQLNTDVQQVGFDLETCNTSALALADAMLTRLRDLKTNIENISGQYHVNGEIDYDKLPNMVSEKWYKHEDVDNLERFYEGDAFAFAAGSGAVSEDQWAYGLASDAYAYAGYQLLGGSYEGQVRDGVASGSFSGSMLSANGAMQITEYLNAKGNLDILAVSGKVQAGFSKDYIGFSAEGSVAYAKASGSVVLGNDDFNLKADASAQVLSADGYAKCEADSNGNFAFGLGGDASLASAEASVGGTFFSIPTDRGDEPLFGAKASVSAGVEAGAHFLVESKNVIDGDGINLNATHIKLGGKLGLGLEVDLTIPTISFDWPW encoded by the coding sequence ATGTCAAGATTAATTAACGAAGAAATCGCAACGATGGAAGAAACCATTAAAACCTACAAGACAACGGTTCAGGAGGCCTGCTATGAGCAGTTTAAAAATGCCTTTACCCTGACCCAAAGCAACAACTTCAGGGGGGCAGCGGCCGATTCCTACAAAGGTTATATCAGTACAGCTACCATCAATCTTTTAAACGGCCTCATTAATGTTTCCGAGGAGCTGGCCACCACCATGGAGAGCATTAAGACCACCTTTCTTGGCCTGGAATCGGAGGAATCCGGCAGTATTGATACCGATACGCTGAGTGAAGTCATGCAGAACCTTACAACCAAAAACACGAGCTACATCAGTCTGGACAGTGAAATCCAGACCACACTGTCCAGTGCCGGGGAGTATATTGCCGTTACCCCCTTGTCGACCGATACGGTGAACTCGGCCTACACACAGCTGAACACGGATGTCCAGCAGGTAGGTTTTGATTTGGAAACCTGCAATACAAGCGCCCTGGCATTGGCAGACGCCATGCTCACACGCTTAAGGGACCTAAAAACAAATATTGAGAATATCAGCGGACAATACCATGTGAATGGAGAGATCGATTATGATAAGCTGCCGAATATGGTGTCTGAAAAGTGGTACAAACACGAGGATGTCGATAATCTAGAGCGGTTCTATGAAGGGGATGCCTTTGCTTTTGCGGCAGGATCGGGTGCAGTAAGTGAAGATCAATGGGCTTACGGGCTGGCATCCGATGCCTATGCTTATGCCGGCTATCAGTTATTGGGCGGCTCTTATGAAGGTCAGGTCAGAGATGGTGTGGCATCTGGCAGTTTTAGCGGCTCCATGCTCTCAGCTAATGGGGCAATGCAGATTACTGAGTATCTTAACGCAAAAGGAAATCTAGATATTTTAGCTGTTTCGGGAAAAGTACAGGCTGGATTTTCGAAAGATTACATCGGTTTTTCGGCAGAAGGAAGTGTGGCTTACGCCAAAGCGTCGGGATCGGTGGTACTGGGAAATGATGACTTTAATCTTAAAGCAGATGCTTCAGCGCAGGTTCTGTCCGCAGACGGCTATGCTAAATGTGAGGCGGACAGCAACGGAAACTTTGCCTTTGGATTGGGAGGAGATGCTTCATTGGCCAGTGCGGAGGCATCAGTCGGAGGTACGTTTTTTAGTATACCAACGGATAGAGGGGATGAGCCCCTGTTTGGTGCTAAAGCAAGTGTTTCAGCGGGTGTTGAAGCCGGTGCGCACTTTCTTGTTGAAAGTAAAAATGTCATTGATGGTGATGGCATTAATCTTAATGCAACGCATATCAAGCTTGGCGGAAAGCTTGGTCTGGGGCTGGAGGTTGATCTGACCATTCCCACCATCTCGTTTGACTGGCCGTGGTAA
- a CDS encoding DUF5082 family protein: MSLESLQNSLYSKQSEISAERANLSNYQAKIAEIDAIYQTLKGQKKSMKELKKDVKSFGEQSYPYWQGNVFKTKYQEKLDSQIIEGGYEAVIGEIDTNLDALNTAKTEYENKVLASQGLIGVLAAGINSLINAIENFVN; encoded by the coding sequence ATGTCATTAGAAAGTTTACAGAATTCTCTGTATTCAAAGCAGAGTGAAATCAGCGCAGAACGCGCCAATTTAAGCAATTACCAGGCAAAAATCGCAGAGATTGACGCCATCTATCAAACGTTAAAAGGACAGAAAAAATCCATGAAGGAGCTTAAAAAAGATGTCAAATCCTTTGGTGAGCAAAGCTATCCTTACTGGCAGGGCAATGTTTTTAAAACTAAATATCAGGAAAAACTGGATTCCCAGATTATCGAAGGCGGATATGAGGCTGTGATTGGTGAAATTGATACGAATTTAGATGCCCTGAACACCGCGAAAACAGAATACGAGAATAAGGTTTTGGCTTCACAGGGGCTTATTGGTGTTTTGGCAGCTGGCATTAACAGTCTGATCAATGCCATCGAAAATTTTGTCAATTAG